From one Syngnathoides biaculeatus isolate LvHL_M chromosome 12, ASM1980259v1, whole genome shotgun sequence genomic stretch:
- the ppp4r3b gene encoding serine/threonine-protein phosphatase 4 regulatory subunit 3B isoform X6 has product MSDTRRRVKVYTLNEDRQWDDRGTGHVSSTFVERLKGISLLVRAESDGSLLLESKISPNTAYQKQQDTLIVWSEADNYDLALSFQEKAGCDEIWEKICQVQGKDPALDITQDPIDESEEERFEEIPETNHLVELPPGELSHLEEIADLVTSVLSSPIRREKLALALISESYLKKLLGLFRVCEDLDNREGLHHLYEIVRGVLFLNKAALFDVMFSDDCIMDVVGCLEYDPALVQPKRHREFLTKTAKFKEVIPITDSELRQKIHQTYRVQYIQDIILPTPSVFEDNFLSTLNSFIFFNKVEIVSMLQEDEKFLTEVFARLTDEGTEDSKRRELVNFVKEFCAFSQTLQPQNRDAFFKTLANLSILPALEIVMGMDDLQVRAAATDIFSYLVEFSPSMVREFVMQELQQPDDDVLLINVVIKQMICDSDPELGGAVQLMGLLRTLIDPENMLASTNKTEKTEFLGFFYKYCMHVLTAPLLANTALDKNSKDLQEGSPKINPVCPDNFQTAQLLALILELLTFCVEHHTYHIKSYIMNKDLLRRVLVLMNSKHTFLALCALRFMRRIIGLKDESYNHYIIKGNLFEPVINALLDNGTRYNLLNSAVIELFEFIKVEDIKSLIAHIVDNFYEALEPIEYVQTFKGLKGRYEQEKERQKRNRHRREARSLDEDEEPFINEDEDDIEAEAMDKSRMEDDYTDSYGKYMEAKKGASNGKALALPPNSPPAAPTNTSSVKTVALAASPIVKV; this is encoded by the exons ATGTCGGACACTCGGCGGCGAGTGAAAGTTTATACGCTCAACGAGGACCGCCAGTGGGACGACCGGGGCACTGGACACGTTTCTTCCACTTTTGTGGAACGGCTCAAGGGGATATCTTTACTCGTTCGGGCAGAATCCGACG GGTCACTGTTGTTGGAGTCGAAGATTAGCCCCAACACTGCATATCAGAAACAACAG GACACACTGATTGTCTGGTCCGAGGCGGATAATTATGACTTGGCTTTGAGCTTCCAGGAGAAAGCGGGCTGCGATGAGATCTGGGAGAAGATTTGCCAG GTGCAAGGGAAGGACCCAGCCCTGGACATCACTCAGGACCCCATCGACGAGTCCGAGGAGGAGCGTTTCGAGGAGATCCCCGAGACGAACCACCTCGTGGAGCTCCCGCCCGGCGAGCTCAGCCACCTGGAGGAGATCGCTGACCTGGTAACGTCAGTGCTGTCGTCGCCCATCCGCCGGGAAAAACTGGCCTTGGCCCTCATCAGCGAGAGCTACCTCAAAAAACTGCTGGGTCTCTTCCGCGTGTGCGAGGACTTGGACAACCGGGAAGGCCTCCATCACCTATACGAGATCGTCCGCGGCGTGCTCTTCCTCAACAAGGCCGCCCTGTTTGATGTGATGTTCTCCGACGACTGCATCATGGACGTAGTGGGCTGCCTGGAGTACGACCCGGCGCTGGTGCAGCCCAAGCGTCACCGCGAGTTCTTGACCAAGACGGCCAAATTCAAGGAGGTCATCCCCATCACGGACTCTGAGCTGCGGCAGAAAATCCACCAGACGTACCGCGTGCAGTACATCCAGGACATCATTCTGCCCACGCCGTCGGTCTTCGAGGACAACTTCCTCTCCACGCTCAACTCCTTCATCTTCTTCAACAAGGTGGAGATTGTCAGTATGTTGCAG GAGGACGAGAAGTTCCTCACTGAAGTTTTTGCACGGCTCACGGACGAAGGCACCGAGGACAGTAAAAGACGAGAACTT GTGAACTTTGTCAAAGAGTTCTGCGCTTTCTCACAGACGCTCCAGCCTCAAAACAGAGACGCTTTCTTCAAGACCCTGGCCAATCTCAGCATCTTGCCCGCGCTCGAAATAGTCATG GGAATGGACGACTTGCAGGTGAGGGCGGCAGCCACGGACATCTTCTCCTACCTGGTGGAATTCAGCCCCTCAATGGTCCGAGAGTTTGTCATGCAGGAACTGCAACAGCCCGACGAT GACGTGCTGCTCATCAACGTGGTGATCAAGCAGATGATTTGCGACTCGGACCCCGAGTTGGGGGGCGCCGTCCAGCTGATGGGGCTGCTGCGGACGCTGATCGACCCCGAGAACATGCTGGCTTCCACCAAT AAAACGGAGAAGACGGAATTCCTGGGTTTCTTCTACAAGTACTGCATGCACGTTTTGACGGCTCCTCTGCTGGCCAACACGGCGCTCGACAAAAACTCAAAAG ATTTGCAAGAGGGATCCCCCAAGATCAACCCTGTGTGTCCAG aTAACTTCcagacagcacaactgttgGCTCTGATTCTGGAGCTGCTCACATTCTGCGTGGAGCACCACACCTATCACATCAAGAGCTACATCATGAACAAAGACCTGCTGAGGAGAGTGCTGGTGCTCATGAACTCCAAGCATACCTTCCTCGCTCTCT GTGCATTGCGTTTCATGCGGCGGATCATCGGCCTGAAGGACGAATCCTACAACCACTACATCATCAAAGGGAACCTGTTTGAGCCGGTCATCAACGCGCTGCTGGACAACGGCACGCGATACAACCTCCTCAACTCGGCCGTCATCGAGCTCTTTGAGTTCATCAAAGTG GAGGACATTAAGTCCCTCATTGCTCACATTGTGGATAACTTCTACGAAGCACTTGAGCCCATCGAGTACGTGCAGACCTTCAAGGGCCTGAAGGGCCGATACGAGCAggagaaagaaagacagaaacGCAACAG GCACCGGCGAGAGGCTCGCTCACTAGACGAGGACGAAGAGCCATTTATCAACGAGGACGAAGACGACATCGAGGCGGAGGCTATGGACAAGAGCCGGATGGAAGATGACTACACGGACAGCTACGGCAAGTACATGGAGGCCAAAAAAG GCGCAAGTAATGGCAAAGCTTTGGCGCTGCCTCCCAACTCGCCGCCCGCCGCGCCCACCAACACGTCCTCTGTCAAGACGGTCGCACTTGCCGCCTCACCGATAGTGAAG
- the ppp4r3b gene encoding serine/threonine-protein phosphatase 4 regulatory subunit 3B isoform X1, whose protein sequence is MSDTRRRVKVYTLNEDRQWDDRGTGHVSSTFVERLKGISLLVRAESDGSLLLESKISPNTAYQKQQDTLIVWSEADNYDLALSFQEKAGCDEIWEKICQVQGKDPALDITQDPIDESEEERFEEIPETNHLVELPPGELSHLEEIADLVTSVLSSPIRREKLALALISESYLKKLLGLFRVCEDLDNREGLHHLYEIVRGVLFLNKAALFDVMFSDDCIMDVVGCLEYDPALVQPKRHREFLTKTAKFKEVIPITDSELRQKIHQTYRVQYIQDIILPTPSVFEDNFLSTLNSFIFFNKVEIVSMLQEDEKFLTEVFARLTDEGTEDSKRRELVNFVKEFCAFSQTLQPQNRDAFFKTLANLSILPALEIVMGMDDLQVRAAATDIFSYLVEFSPSMVREFVMQELQQPDDDVLLINVVIKQMICDSDPELGGAVQLMGLLRTLIDPENMLASTNKTEKTEFLGFFYKYCMHVLTAPLLANTALDKNSKDLQEGSPKINPVCPDNFQTAQLLALILELLTFCVEHHTYHIKSYIMNKDLLRRVLVLMNSKHTFLALCALRFMRRIIGLKDESYNHYIIKGNLFEPVINALLDNGTRYNLLNSAVIELFEFIKVEDIKSLIAHIVDNFYEALEPIEYVQTFKGLKGRYEQEKERQKRNRHRREARSLDEDEEPFINEDEDDIEAEAMDKSRMEDDYTDSYGKYMEAKKAGASNGKALALPPNSPPAAPTNTSSVKTVALAASPIVKTALVGLVDYPDDEDEEEVDEEEEEEQSPRKRPRLSS, encoded by the exons ATGTCGGACACTCGGCGGCGAGTGAAAGTTTATACGCTCAACGAGGACCGCCAGTGGGACGACCGGGGCACTGGACACGTTTCTTCCACTTTTGTGGAACGGCTCAAGGGGATATCTTTACTCGTTCGGGCAGAATCCGACG GGTCACTGTTGTTGGAGTCGAAGATTAGCCCCAACACTGCATATCAGAAACAACAG GACACACTGATTGTCTGGTCCGAGGCGGATAATTATGACTTGGCTTTGAGCTTCCAGGAGAAAGCGGGCTGCGATGAGATCTGGGAGAAGATTTGCCAG GTGCAAGGGAAGGACCCAGCCCTGGACATCACTCAGGACCCCATCGACGAGTCCGAGGAGGAGCGTTTCGAGGAGATCCCCGAGACGAACCACCTCGTGGAGCTCCCGCCCGGCGAGCTCAGCCACCTGGAGGAGATCGCTGACCTGGTAACGTCAGTGCTGTCGTCGCCCATCCGCCGGGAAAAACTGGCCTTGGCCCTCATCAGCGAGAGCTACCTCAAAAAACTGCTGGGTCTCTTCCGCGTGTGCGAGGACTTGGACAACCGGGAAGGCCTCCATCACCTATACGAGATCGTCCGCGGCGTGCTCTTCCTCAACAAGGCCGCCCTGTTTGATGTGATGTTCTCCGACGACTGCATCATGGACGTAGTGGGCTGCCTGGAGTACGACCCGGCGCTGGTGCAGCCCAAGCGTCACCGCGAGTTCTTGACCAAGACGGCCAAATTCAAGGAGGTCATCCCCATCACGGACTCTGAGCTGCGGCAGAAAATCCACCAGACGTACCGCGTGCAGTACATCCAGGACATCATTCTGCCCACGCCGTCGGTCTTCGAGGACAACTTCCTCTCCACGCTCAACTCCTTCATCTTCTTCAACAAGGTGGAGATTGTCAGTATGTTGCAG GAGGACGAGAAGTTCCTCACTGAAGTTTTTGCACGGCTCACGGACGAAGGCACCGAGGACAGTAAAAGACGAGAACTT GTGAACTTTGTCAAAGAGTTCTGCGCTTTCTCACAGACGCTCCAGCCTCAAAACAGAGACGCTTTCTTCAAGACCCTGGCCAATCTCAGCATCTTGCCCGCGCTCGAAATAGTCATG GGAATGGACGACTTGCAGGTGAGGGCGGCAGCCACGGACATCTTCTCCTACCTGGTGGAATTCAGCCCCTCAATGGTCCGAGAGTTTGTCATGCAGGAACTGCAACAGCCCGACGAT GACGTGCTGCTCATCAACGTGGTGATCAAGCAGATGATTTGCGACTCGGACCCCGAGTTGGGGGGCGCCGTCCAGCTGATGGGGCTGCTGCGGACGCTGATCGACCCCGAGAACATGCTGGCTTCCACCAAT AAAACGGAGAAGACGGAATTCCTGGGTTTCTTCTACAAGTACTGCATGCACGTTTTGACGGCTCCTCTGCTGGCCAACACGGCGCTCGACAAAAACTCAAAAG ATTTGCAAGAGGGATCCCCCAAGATCAACCCTGTGTGTCCAG aTAACTTCcagacagcacaactgttgGCTCTGATTCTGGAGCTGCTCACATTCTGCGTGGAGCACCACACCTATCACATCAAGAGCTACATCATGAACAAAGACCTGCTGAGGAGAGTGCTGGTGCTCATGAACTCCAAGCATACCTTCCTCGCTCTCT GTGCATTGCGTTTCATGCGGCGGATCATCGGCCTGAAGGACGAATCCTACAACCACTACATCATCAAAGGGAACCTGTTTGAGCCGGTCATCAACGCGCTGCTGGACAACGGCACGCGATACAACCTCCTCAACTCGGCCGTCATCGAGCTCTTTGAGTTCATCAAAGTG GAGGACATTAAGTCCCTCATTGCTCACATTGTGGATAACTTCTACGAAGCACTTGAGCCCATCGAGTACGTGCAGACCTTCAAGGGCCTGAAGGGCCGATACGAGCAggagaaagaaagacagaaacGCAACAG GCACCGGCGAGAGGCTCGCTCACTAGACGAGGACGAAGAGCCATTTATCAACGAGGACGAAGACGACATCGAGGCGGAGGCTATGGACAAGAGCCGGATGGAAGATGACTACACGGACAGCTACGGCAAGTACATGGAGGCCAAAAAAG CAGGCGCAAGTAATGGCAAAGCTTTGGCGCTGCCTCCCAACTCGCCGCCCGCCGCGCCCACCAACACGTCCTCTGTCAAGACGGTCGCACTTGCCGCCTCACCGATAGTGAAG
- the ppp4r3b gene encoding serine/threonine-protein phosphatase 4 regulatory subunit 3B isoform X7 has product MSDTRRRVKVYTLNEDRQWDDRGTGHVSSTFVERLKGISLLVRAESDGSLLLESKISPNTAYQKQQDTLIVWSEADNYDLALSFQEKAGCDEIWEKICQVQGKDPALDITQDPIDESEEERFEEIPETNHLVELPPGELSHLEEIADLVTSVLSSPIRREKLALALISESYLKKLLGLFRVCEDLDNREGLHHLYEIVRGVLFLNKAALFDVMFSDDCIMDVVGCLEYDPALVQPKRHREFLTKTAKFKEVIPITDSELRQKIHQTYRVQYIQDIILPTPSVFEDNFLSTLNSFIFFNKVEIVSMLQEDEKFLTEVFARLTDEGTEDSKRRELVNFVKEFCAFSQTLQPQNRDAFFKTLANLSILPALEIVMGMDDLQVRAAATDIFSYLVEFSPSMVREFVMQELQQPDDDVLLINVVIKQMICDSDPELGGAVQLMGLLRTLIDPENMLASTNKTEKTEFLGFFYKYCMHVLTAPLLANTALDKNSKDLQEGSPKINPVCPDNFQTAQLLALILELLTFCVEHHTYHIKSYIMNKDLLRRVLVLMNSKHTFLALCALRFMRRIIGLKDESYNHYIIKGNLFEPVINALLDNGTRYNLLNSAVIELFEFIKVEDIKSLIAHIVDNFYEALEPIEYVQTFKGLKGRYEQEKERQKRNRHRREARSLDEDEEPFINEDEDDIEAEAMDKSRMEDDYTDSYGASNGKALALPPNSPPAAPTNTSSVKTVALAASPIVKV; this is encoded by the exons ATGTCGGACACTCGGCGGCGAGTGAAAGTTTATACGCTCAACGAGGACCGCCAGTGGGACGACCGGGGCACTGGACACGTTTCTTCCACTTTTGTGGAACGGCTCAAGGGGATATCTTTACTCGTTCGGGCAGAATCCGACG GGTCACTGTTGTTGGAGTCGAAGATTAGCCCCAACACTGCATATCAGAAACAACAG GACACACTGATTGTCTGGTCCGAGGCGGATAATTATGACTTGGCTTTGAGCTTCCAGGAGAAAGCGGGCTGCGATGAGATCTGGGAGAAGATTTGCCAG GTGCAAGGGAAGGACCCAGCCCTGGACATCACTCAGGACCCCATCGACGAGTCCGAGGAGGAGCGTTTCGAGGAGATCCCCGAGACGAACCACCTCGTGGAGCTCCCGCCCGGCGAGCTCAGCCACCTGGAGGAGATCGCTGACCTGGTAACGTCAGTGCTGTCGTCGCCCATCCGCCGGGAAAAACTGGCCTTGGCCCTCATCAGCGAGAGCTACCTCAAAAAACTGCTGGGTCTCTTCCGCGTGTGCGAGGACTTGGACAACCGGGAAGGCCTCCATCACCTATACGAGATCGTCCGCGGCGTGCTCTTCCTCAACAAGGCCGCCCTGTTTGATGTGATGTTCTCCGACGACTGCATCATGGACGTAGTGGGCTGCCTGGAGTACGACCCGGCGCTGGTGCAGCCCAAGCGTCACCGCGAGTTCTTGACCAAGACGGCCAAATTCAAGGAGGTCATCCCCATCACGGACTCTGAGCTGCGGCAGAAAATCCACCAGACGTACCGCGTGCAGTACATCCAGGACATCATTCTGCCCACGCCGTCGGTCTTCGAGGACAACTTCCTCTCCACGCTCAACTCCTTCATCTTCTTCAACAAGGTGGAGATTGTCAGTATGTTGCAG GAGGACGAGAAGTTCCTCACTGAAGTTTTTGCACGGCTCACGGACGAAGGCACCGAGGACAGTAAAAGACGAGAACTT GTGAACTTTGTCAAAGAGTTCTGCGCTTTCTCACAGACGCTCCAGCCTCAAAACAGAGACGCTTTCTTCAAGACCCTGGCCAATCTCAGCATCTTGCCCGCGCTCGAAATAGTCATG GGAATGGACGACTTGCAGGTGAGGGCGGCAGCCACGGACATCTTCTCCTACCTGGTGGAATTCAGCCCCTCAATGGTCCGAGAGTTTGTCATGCAGGAACTGCAACAGCCCGACGAT GACGTGCTGCTCATCAACGTGGTGATCAAGCAGATGATTTGCGACTCGGACCCCGAGTTGGGGGGCGCCGTCCAGCTGATGGGGCTGCTGCGGACGCTGATCGACCCCGAGAACATGCTGGCTTCCACCAAT AAAACGGAGAAGACGGAATTCCTGGGTTTCTTCTACAAGTACTGCATGCACGTTTTGACGGCTCCTCTGCTGGCCAACACGGCGCTCGACAAAAACTCAAAAG ATTTGCAAGAGGGATCCCCCAAGATCAACCCTGTGTGTCCAG aTAACTTCcagacagcacaactgttgGCTCTGATTCTGGAGCTGCTCACATTCTGCGTGGAGCACCACACCTATCACATCAAGAGCTACATCATGAACAAAGACCTGCTGAGGAGAGTGCTGGTGCTCATGAACTCCAAGCATACCTTCCTCGCTCTCT GTGCATTGCGTTTCATGCGGCGGATCATCGGCCTGAAGGACGAATCCTACAACCACTACATCATCAAAGGGAACCTGTTTGAGCCGGTCATCAACGCGCTGCTGGACAACGGCACGCGATACAACCTCCTCAACTCGGCCGTCATCGAGCTCTTTGAGTTCATCAAAGTG GAGGACATTAAGTCCCTCATTGCTCACATTGTGGATAACTTCTACGAAGCACTTGAGCCCATCGAGTACGTGCAGACCTTCAAGGGCCTGAAGGGCCGATACGAGCAggagaaagaaagacagaaacGCAACAG GCACCGGCGAGAGGCTCGCTCACTAGACGAGGACGAAGAGCCATTTATCAACGAGGACGAAGACGACATCGAGGCGGAGGCTATGGACAAGAGCCGGATGGAAGATGACTACACGGACAGCTACG GCGCAAGTAATGGCAAAGCTTTGGCGCTGCCTCCCAACTCGCCGCCCGCCGCGCCCACCAACACGTCCTCTGTCAAGACGGTCGCACTTGCCGCCTCACCGATAGTGAAG
- the ppp4r3b gene encoding serine/threonine-protein phosphatase 4 regulatory subunit 3B isoform X2, translated as MSDTRRRVKVYTLNEDRQWDDRGTGHVSSTFVERLKGISLLVRAESDGSLLLESKISPNTAYQKQQDTLIVWSEADNYDLALSFQEKAGCDEIWEKICQVQGKDPALDITQDPIDESEEERFEEIPETNHLVELPPGELSHLEEIADLVTSVLSSPIRREKLALALISESYLKKLLGLFRVCEDLDNREGLHHLYEIVRGVLFLNKAALFDVMFSDDCIMDVVGCLEYDPALVQPKRHREFLTKTAKFKEVIPITDSELRQKIHQTYRVQYIQDIILPTPSVFEDNFLSTLNSFIFFNKVEIVSMLQEDEKFLTEVFARLTDEGTEDSKRRELVNFVKEFCAFSQTLQPQNRDAFFKTLANLSILPALEIVMGMDDLQVRAAATDIFSYLVEFSPSMVREFVMQELQQPDDDVLLINVVIKQMICDSDPELGGAVQLMGLLRTLIDPENMLASTNKTEKTEFLGFFYKYCMHVLTAPLLANTALDKNSKDLQEGSPKINPVCPDNFQTAQLLALILELLTFCVEHHTYHIKSYIMNKDLLRRVLVLMNSKHTFLALCALRFMRRIIGLKDESYNHYIIKGNLFEPVINALLDNGTRYNLLNSAVIELFEFIKVEDIKSLIAHIVDNFYEALEPIEYVQTFKGLKGRYEQEKERQKRNRHRREARSLDEDEEPFINEDEDDIEAEAMDKSRMEDDYTDSYGKYMEAKKGASNGKALALPPNSPPAAPTNTSSVKTVALAASPIVKTALVGLVDYPDDEDEEEVDEEEEEEQSPRKRPRLSS; from the exons ATGTCGGACACTCGGCGGCGAGTGAAAGTTTATACGCTCAACGAGGACCGCCAGTGGGACGACCGGGGCACTGGACACGTTTCTTCCACTTTTGTGGAACGGCTCAAGGGGATATCTTTACTCGTTCGGGCAGAATCCGACG GGTCACTGTTGTTGGAGTCGAAGATTAGCCCCAACACTGCATATCAGAAACAACAG GACACACTGATTGTCTGGTCCGAGGCGGATAATTATGACTTGGCTTTGAGCTTCCAGGAGAAAGCGGGCTGCGATGAGATCTGGGAGAAGATTTGCCAG GTGCAAGGGAAGGACCCAGCCCTGGACATCACTCAGGACCCCATCGACGAGTCCGAGGAGGAGCGTTTCGAGGAGATCCCCGAGACGAACCACCTCGTGGAGCTCCCGCCCGGCGAGCTCAGCCACCTGGAGGAGATCGCTGACCTGGTAACGTCAGTGCTGTCGTCGCCCATCCGCCGGGAAAAACTGGCCTTGGCCCTCATCAGCGAGAGCTACCTCAAAAAACTGCTGGGTCTCTTCCGCGTGTGCGAGGACTTGGACAACCGGGAAGGCCTCCATCACCTATACGAGATCGTCCGCGGCGTGCTCTTCCTCAACAAGGCCGCCCTGTTTGATGTGATGTTCTCCGACGACTGCATCATGGACGTAGTGGGCTGCCTGGAGTACGACCCGGCGCTGGTGCAGCCCAAGCGTCACCGCGAGTTCTTGACCAAGACGGCCAAATTCAAGGAGGTCATCCCCATCACGGACTCTGAGCTGCGGCAGAAAATCCACCAGACGTACCGCGTGCAGTACATCCAGGACATCATTCTGCCCACGCCGTCGGTCTTCGAGGACAACTTCCTCTCCACGCTCAACTCCTTCATCTTCTTCAACAAGGTGGAGATTGTCAGTATGTTGCAG GAGGACGAGAAGTTCCTCACTGAAGTTTTTGCACGGCTCACGGACGAAGGCACCGAGGACAGTAAAAGACGAGAACTT GTGAACTTTGTCAAAGAGTTCTGCGCTTTCTCACAGACGCTCCAGCCTCAAAACAGAGACGCTTTCTTCAAGACCCTGGCCAATCTCAGCATCTTGCCCGCGCTCGAAATAGTCATG GGAATGGACGACTTGCAGGTGAGGGCGGCAGCCACGGACATCTTCTCCTACCTGGTGGAATTCAGCCCCTCAATGGTCCGAGAGTTTGTCATGCAGGAACTGCAACAGCCCGACGAT GACGTGCTGCTCATCAACGTGGTGATCAAGCAGATGATTTGCGACTCGGACCCCGAGTTGGGGGGCGCCGTCCAGCTGATGGGGCTGCTGCGGACGCTGATCGACCCCGAGAACATGCTGGCTTCCACCAAT AAAACGGAGAAGACGGAATTCCTGGGTTTCTTCTACAAGTACTGCATGCACGTTTTGACGGCTCCTCTGCTGGCCAACACGGCGCTCGACAAAAACTCAAAAG ATTTGCAAGAGGGATCCCCCAAGATCAACCCTGTGTGTCCAG aTAACTTCcagacagcacaactgttgGCTCTGATTCTGGAGCTGCTCACATTCTGCGTGGAGCACCACACCTATCACATCAAGAGCTACATCATGAACAAAGACCTGCTGAGGAGAGTGCTGGTGCTCATGAACTCCAAGCATACCTTCCTCGCTCTCT GTGCATTGCGTTTCATGCGGCGGATCATCGGCCTGAAGGACGAATCCTACAACCACTACATCATCAAAGGGAACCTGTTTGAGCCGGTCATCAACGCGCTGCTGGACAACGGCACGCGATACAACCTCCTCAACTCGGCCGTCATCGAGCTCTTTGAGTTCATCAAAGTG GAGGACATTAAGTCCCTCATTGCTCACATTGTGGATAACTTCTACGAAGCACTTGAGCCCATCGAGTACGTGCAGACCTTCAAGGGCCTGAAGGGCCGATACGAGCAggagaaagaaagacagaaacGCAACAG GCACCGGCGAGAGGCTCGCTCACTAGACGAGGACGAAGAGCCATTTATCAACGAGGACGAAGACGACATCGAGGCGGAGGCTATGGACAAGAGCCGGATGGAAGATGACTACACGGACAGCTACGGCAAGTACATGGAGGCCAAAAAAG GCGCAAGTAATGGCAAAGCTTTGGCGCTGCCTCCCAACTCGCCGCCCGCCGCGCCCACCAACACGTCCTCTGTCAAGACGGTCGCACTTGCCGCCTCACCGATAGTGAAG